ATATCCATATCACCATTCTTCATAGCTGCATGGAGCGCTCCATCGTAATCAGGTGAATTATCGTCATAGTTAATATCTAATTGATTGACATTTGCTCCATGATCAAGTAGTAATTGTACTACTGGAACATCTTTTTTCCACGTTGCTAAGGTTAAAGGATATTCGATAAAAGAACCTGGAGGGTTCTTCACAGCTAAACTAGGATCAGCTTTATTCTTTAATAAAAATTTAATAATCTTTAGGTATCCCTCTTTCTTTTCTGAATTTTTTGTTTTTGTTCTATATAAAATAGTCATATACAAGGGATGGATCATACCATATATACCATTTAAGAATAATACGCTTGTTTGTAGATTAGGATCTATTTTATGTTTTTTAAACAACGCTTCTACTTTTAGTTCATCTCCCTCTTTGATAGCCTTTTTCAAGTCAGATATAATCTGTTTTTGCTCCAGTATATTATGCATTTTAGCTGGTATCTTTTTTGCACGGTGCGCAATGCTTGTGCACTTACTTATGCCCGTAGTAACCCATACCATTGCTAAAAAGGTAACGATTTTGTAAATGTATTTCATAGATTAAATATGTTAAGTAATTGAATATCAGTATATTTGTTTAATATAATCTTCTGATTAAAAATTTATTCTTTTTAAGAACTCGTAGTCTTTACGATGCGTGTGATTTATTGTAATCACCAGCAAAGGAATGGCTCTGGTGCCTTATTAAAAATGTAAGGAACTTATATCAAATATGCAATAGGGGGGACATAATGGCTTGATGGGATATATGAAAAAACGGGTTGCAAAATAAGCTGCTGCTATTTGTATAGAATTTGCTATACCACTTATTTTGCAACCCGTTTGGTTTTATACTACTGTTTTGAACATAGTAATTATGTTACACACCAGGCATCTTATCCACGGTCACCAATATAGCAATCGTTCCAGATGCTATTGTAAAAATAGTACCTTTAATTAACATAGATTTTTGGTATGGCCAGGAGTGTGTATCATCACTACTACTACTATAAGTAACCCTCCATAATCGACATACAGTCGCTAAAGCTAAGTCAGCTGTTCCCATCCAAGCAGTCATAATTTTTGTATTATAATGTTCAT
This is a stretch of genomic DNA from Cardinium endosymbiont of Culicoides punctatus. It encodes these proteins:
- a CDS encoding ankyrin repeat domain-containing protein, producing MKYIYKIVTFLAMVWVTTGISKCTSIAHRAKKIPAKMHNILEQKQIISDLKKAIKEGDELKVEALFKKHKIDPNLQTSVLFLNGIYGMIHPLYMTILYRTKTKNSEKKEGYLKIIKFLLKNKADPSLAVKNPPGSFIEYPLTLATWKKDVPVVQLLLDHGANVNQLDINYDDNSPDYDGALHAAMKNGDMDILNILLKNPNIDVNLPASRGMLPLQAGIYGYKYGPKGNQIEAVKLLLANPKTEINKEDRNNKNASLNVAVDFGCIEIVESLVKKEGIDMEHKGFCNRTPLGQAVHNGNVEIVKLLLKHGANPKAISIKNALLSKLGFGKHKEIKKLLKEAKQNS